One genomic window of Thalassolituus hydrocarboniclasticus includes the following:
- a CDS encoding NAD(P)H-dependent flavin oxidoreductase, which yields MKTRITELLGIEHPLVLPGMSWISTPELVAAVSNAGGLGILASGPLTVSETRAAIQRIRELTDKPFGIGVTLLMPGAKENAEVALEEKVPVINFSLGKGDWLVKRAHEYGGKVIATVVSEKHALSAQAIGADALLVTGHEAAAHGGDVTSLVLVPAIAAKVSIPVIATGGFADGRGLLAALALGAEAVAMGSRFATSAESPLHQKTKEAVVARSEQDTIYSKNFDGIPARVMRTPRSIKATRKPMNFLLACWEATRAARMVKQPVWKVMIGMLAMMDKVKLLAYFGASVPRLKAATIDGDLQQGVQFIGQTQGLIHDMPGVEEIVQRVLREAEEIHQQQQRFWQ from the coding sequence ATGAAAACGCGTATTACTGAACTGCTGGGTATTGAACATCCGTTAGTGCTGCCCGGTATGAGCTGGATTTCCACACCTGAACTGGTGGCCGCTGTGTCCAATGCCGGTGGTCTGGGCATTCTGGCCAGTGGCCCGCTGACGGTCAGTGAAACCCGTGCAGCGATTCAGCGTATCCGTGAACTGACCGATAAGCCTTTTGGTATCGGCGTTACCCTGCTGATGCCGGGAGCGAAAGAAAACGCTGAAGTCGCGCTGGAAGAAAAAGTACCGGTTATCAACTTCTCTCTGGGCAAAGGCGACTGGCTGGTTAAGCGCGCTCATGAATATGGCGGCAAAGTGATTGCGACGGTCGTCAGCGAAAAGCATGCACTGTCGGCGCAGGCAATTGGCGCCGATGCATTGCTGGTGACCGGCCATGAAGCAGCAGCCCACGGTGGTGATGTTACTTCGCTGGTACTGGTTCCTGCCATCGCGGCCAAAGTGAGTATTCCGGTGATTGCTACCGGTGGTTTTGCCGATGGCCGTGGCCTGCTGGCGGCATTGGCACTGGGGGCTGAGGCGGTCGCCATGGGCTCACGTTTTGCCACCAGTGCGGAAAGCCCGTTGCATCAGAAAACCAAAGAAGCCGTTGTCGCGCGCAGCGAGCAGGACACTATCTACTCAAAAAATTTCGATGGCATTCCGGCGCGGGTGATGCGCACTCCGCGCTCGATCAAAGCGACCCGTAAACCGATGAATTTCCTGCTGGCCTGCTGGGAAGCCACCCGTGCTGCACGTATGGTCAAACAGCCGGTCTGGAAAGTGATGATTGGCATGCTGGCGATGATGGATAAGGTCAAACTGCTGGCCTATTTCGGTGCCAGCGTGCCGCGTCTGAAGGCAGCCACCATTGACGGTGATCTGCAGCAGGGTGTGCAGTTTATCGGCCAGACCCAGGGCCTGATTCATGATATGCCGGGCGTTGAAGAGATTGTGCAGCGGGTGCTGCGTGAAGCCGAGGAAATCCATCAGCAACAACAACGCTTCTGGCAGTGA
- a CDS encoding DUF3106 domain-containing protein has translation MQHPGLQLEWNNSRPEQRQALDNFYRSIQNMQMQEQAMQRMERQQRLEQLRSMSPEQRQQQFLNFVQQQQLPPGR, from the coding sequence GTGCAACACCCGGGACTGCAACTGGAATGGAACAACAGCCGTCCGGAACAGCGTCAGGCCCTCGATAATTTCTATCGCTCAATCCAGAACATGCAGATGCAGGAACAGGCGATGCAGCGCATGGAGCGCCAGCAACGTCTGGAACAGTTGCGCAGCATGTCGCCGGAGCAGCGTCAGCAGCAATTCCTTAATTTCGTGCAGCAACAGCAACTCCCCCCGGGTCGCTGA
- a CDS encoding sensor histidine kinase, with protein MRGIFIRIYLAFMVTSLVATLVTLLLAMYYRQWSNDSVNLIAPTGGYISAAELILQRGGEPLLLEWLLTFERHPSVNAYVFDDQGISLLPDVPGDVLEYAFASDSYQARVNPLGQTEILVKAPLQSHDGRVYLLVVEFLHPLAVFNLPAYLGWGFLASLLLFAIWGFVLSRYMARPLLSLQRSVRAFADGLWPVRIAPKLLLRRDEIGELGREFGLMAERLQRLISDQRQLLRDVSHELRSPLARTAVALELARLDAVPEQVEYLDRIELETQRLNELIEDLLSMARLETVQDHSHWLAVDCGVLLQQVVADARFERPQNVLQLNLPAEAVWLQGDPRLLTSALENIIRNALLHTAPGTSVDIDLSGRRGMVEIDIRDHGPGVPEHLLADLLQPFVRSEQARERSPDTLENGHRGFGLGLAIADRVIRHHRGTLQLSNHADGGLLVSVRLPQSASDD; from the coding sequence GTGCGCGGTATTTTTATTCGTATCTATCTGGCCTTTATGGTCACCAGTCTGGTGGCCACTCTGGTGACCCTGCTGCTGGCGATGTATTACCGCCAGTGGTCGAACGACTCCGTTAACCTGATTGCCCCCACGGGTGGCTATATCTCTGCCGCCGAACTGATTCTGCAGCGTGGCGGTGAGCCTCTGCTGCTCGAATGGCTGCTGACCTTCGAACGTCATCCCAGTGTGAATGCCTATGTATTTGATGATCAGGGCATCAGTTTACTGCCCGATGTACCGGGGGATGTTCTGGAATACGCCTTTGCTTCCGACTCTTATCAGGCGCGGGTTAATCCGCTTGGGCAAACTGAAATTCTGGTGAAAGCACCACTGCAGAGTCACGATGGCCGGGTTTATCTGCTGGTGGTGGAATTCCTCCATCCGCTCGCGGTGTTTAACCTGCCGGCCTATCTTGGCTGGGGTTTTCTGGCATCGCTGCTGTTATTTGCCATCTGGGGTTTTGTGCTGTCGCGCTATATGGCACGGCCATTATTGTCTCTGCAGCGCAGTGTCCGCGCCTTTGCTGATGGTCTGTGGCCGGTACGTATTGCACCGAAGTTATTGCTGCGGCGTGACGAAATCGGTGAGTTGGGGCGCGAGTTCGGGCTGATGGCAGAACGTCTGCAGCGCCTGATTTCCGACCAGCGCCAGCTGTTGCGCGATGTCTCCCATGAGCTGCGCTCGCCGCTTGCCCGTACTGCCGTGGCACTGGAGCTGGCGCGTCTGGATGCGGTTCCGGAGCAGGTGGAATATCTGGACCGTATTGAGCTGGAAACCCAGCGCCTGAATGAGCTTATTGAAGACCTGCTGAGTATGGCGCGGCTCGAAACCGTACAGGATCACAGCCACTGGCTGGCGGTGGATTGTGGTGTGTTGTTGCAACAGGTGGTTGCGGATGCGCGTTTTGAGCGGCCGCAGAATGTGCTGCAGCTGAATCTGCCGGCTGAAGCCGTGTGGTTGCAGGGGGATCCGCGCCTGCTGACCTCTGCTCTGGAAAATATTATCCGTAATGCGTTATTGCACACGGCGCCCGGTACATCGGTGGATATCGATCTGAGCGGTCGTCGCGGCATGGTTGAAATTGATATCCGCGATCACGGACCGGGCGTGCCGGAGCATTTACTGGCCGATTTACTGCAGCCTTTTGTGCGCAGTGAGCAGGCGCGCGAACGCAGCCCAGACACTCTGGAGAACGGTCATCGTGGCTTTGGTCTGGGATTGGCAATTGCCGACCGGGTTATCCGTCATCACCGCGGCACGCTGCAGCTGAGTAATCACGCCGATGGCGGTTTGCTGGTTTCTGTCCGTTTACCGCAGAGTGCCAGCGATGACTGA
- a CDS encoding response regulator transcription factor, giving the protein MNLLLVDDDQELCALLRRYLERELFKVTTVHTAAEGLSEALTGKYQAVILDIMLPGGNGLEILRSIRQRSDLPVIMLTAKGDELDRIEGLEIGADDYLPKPCNPRELSARLRSVLRRNRSAEVASASIELDELIIDLDQHQVLRNNEAVELTVTEFNILSVLARDAGKVVEKNRLAEQSMQRSLTLFDRSLDMHLSNLRKKLGPNRNGDARIRTIRGVGYMYAPEQEMAQA; this is encoded by the coding sequence ATGAATCTGTTATTGGTTGATGACGATCAGGAGCTGTGCGCACTGTTGCGCCGCTATCTCGAGCGTGAATTATTCAAGGTGACAACGGTACACACCGCAGCTGAAGGGCTGAGCGAAGCCCTGACCGGCAAATATCAGGCGGTGATTCTCGATATCATGCTGCCGGGCGGTAATGGCCTGGAAATTCTGCGCAGCATCCGGCAGCGCAGTGACCTGCCGGTTATTATGCTGACCGCCAAAGGCGACGAGCTGGACCGCATCGAAGGTCTGGAGATTGGCGCCGATGATTATTTGCCCAAACCCTGTAACCCGCGCGAATTATCAGCCCGCCTGCGTTCGGTCTTGCGCCGTAACCGTTCAGCAGAAGTCGCATCGGCCAGCATAGAGCTGGATGAGCTGATCATTGACCTTGACCAGCACCAGGTGTTGCGCAACAACGAAGCGGTCGAATTAACCGTTACTGAATTCAATATTCTCAGTGTGCTGGCCCGTGATGCCGGCAAAGTGGTGGAAAAAAACCGTCTCGCCGAGCAATCCATGCAACGCTCTCTGACACTGTTCGACCGCAGTCTGGATATGCACCTGAGTAATCTGCGTAAAAAACTCGGCCCTAACCGTAATGGTGATGCCCGCATCCGTACCATTCGTGGCGTAGGTTATATGTATGCCCCCGAACAGGAGATGGCTCAGGCCTGA
- a CDS encoding late competence development ComFB family protein, with the protein MSINNHIRNYYEQLVAEEILRRLHGSTPAVSVEHMADIACVALNRLPPRYIRFEVDMAFFMTPDELVQTNNRVIDAVTEAIAFVEKHRREEDE; encoded by the coding sequence ATGAGCATCAATAATCACATTCGTAACTATTATGAGCAGCTGGTTGCTGAGGAAATTCTGCGCCGCCTGCATGGCAGCACCCCGGCCGTCAGTGTTGAGCATATGGCTGACATTGCCTGTGTCGCACTTAATCGCCTGCCGCCACGCTATATTCGCTTTGAAGTGGATATGGCGTTTTTTATGACCCCGGATGAGCTGGTGCAAACCAATAATCGTGTTATCGATGCTGTCACGGAGGCTATCGCTTTCGTTGAAAAGCACCGGCGTGAAGAAGATGAGTAA
- a CDS encoding CBS domain-containing protein, with protein sequence MKLVSDLMTRELLTHLPDDTLQDAEQTMARHKIRHIPVVDNEGKVFGLLSQKEFLTEAFRITDKFGAHNLQTYLAQTKLSSCINTEVQTIAADMPLAAAGQQLRSSRQGCLLVTDSENHLIGLLSSKDFVRLAIELLEQA encoded by the coding sequence ATGAAACTGGTCAGCGACCTGATGACCCGCGAACTGCTAACCCACCTGCCCGACGATACCCTGCAGGATGCCGAACAAACGATGGCCCGCCATAAAATCCGGCATATCCCGGTGGTGGATAACGAAGGTAAGGTCTTTGGCCTGCTCAGCCAGAAAGAATTTTTAACCGAGGCGTTCCGTATTACCGATAAATTCGGCGCGCATAATCTGCAAACCTATCTGGCCCAGACCAAACTGAGCTCCTGTATTAATACCGAGGTACAGACCATTGCGGCGGATATGCCACTGGCTGCCGCCGGTCAGCAGTTACGCAGCAGCCGTCAGGGTTGCTTACTGGTTACCGACAGTGAAAATCATCTGATCGGTTTGCTCAGCTCCAAGGATTTTGTTCGTCTGGCGATTGAATTGCTGGAGCAGGCTTAA
- a CDS encoding HD domain-containing phosphohydrolase → MQEPLYLNDPYQTLGQSMHFMQRLERLYRILREQFEGVQRFALVLYNAEDGLLSTFVYESDEASPLLGYSVRLDDVPSLRALADKPALRVVNDMRWFRKQGLSAHSAALLSQGYRSSLTMPVFHDGGLLGFLFLNSQQPGYFSEQKIAYCNLWAHLVGQQLVREQDAVGRMQALVKFATDVSGRRSVETDAHVRRMAAYARMIARALQKQLQLSDAFIEYLALFAPLHDIGKIAIPDSILHKAGPLTADEFERMKSHVKVGRDIVDQALEHFSLGDMEHTDMLRNIVQFHHEKLNGSGYLGAEGDEVPLEARIIAVADILDALLNRRSYKDAWPQEKVFAELQKMAAHSELDQACVDAVLQQPQQVEEIQRRYPS, encoded by the coding sequence ATGCAAGAGCCACTGTATCTGAATGATCCTTACCAGACGCTGGGCCAGAGTATGCATTTTATGCAGCGTCTGGAGCGTCTTTACCGCATATTGCGCGAACAGTTTGAAGGTGTGCAGCGTTTCGCGCTGGTGCTGTACAACGCCGAAGATGGCCTGTTATCGACGTTTGTGTATGAGAGCGATGAGGCTTCCCCTTTGCTGGGATACAGTGTGCGTCTTGATGATGTGCCCTCACTGCGCGCGCTGGCCGACAAACCGGCATTGCGGGTGGTGAATGATATGCGCTGGTTCCGTAAGCAAGGCCTGTCAGCACACAGTGCGGCTTTGCTGTCACAGGGGTACCGTTCCAGTCTGACTATGCCGGTATTTCATGATGGCGGTCTGCTCGGCTTCCTGTTTCTTAATTCGCAGCAGCCCGGTTATTTTTCTGAGCAGAAAATTGCCTACTGTAACCTCTGGGCTCATCTGGTTGGTCAGCAGCTGGTGCGTGAGCAGGATGCCGTTGGCCGGATGCAGGCGCTGGTGAAATTTGCCACCGACGTCAGCGGCCGGCGCTCGGTGGAAACGGATGCTCATGTGCGGCGTATGGCGGCTTATGCGCGCATGATTGCCCGCGCATTGCAGAAGCAGCTACAGCTGAGTGATGCTTTTATCGAATATCTGGCGTTGTTTGCTCCTCTGCATGACATCGGCAAAATTGCGATTCCCGACAGTATTCTGCACAAAGCCGGCCCGCTGACGGCAGACGAATTCGAGCGTATGAAATCGCACGTAAAAGTCGGGCGCGATATCGTCGATCAGGCGCTGGAGCACTTTTCTCTCGGCGATATGGAGCATACCGATATGCTGCGCAATATCGTCCAGTTTCATCACGAAAAACTGAATGGCAGCGGTTATCTGGGGGCTGAAGGAGATGAGGTACCGCTGGAAGCACGGATTATTGCCGTGGCCGATATTCTCGATGCCTTACTGAACCGGCGCAGTTATAAAGACGCCTGGCCACAGGAAAAAGTATTTGCCGAATTACAAAAAATGGCGGCGCACAGCGAGCTGGATCAGGCCTGTGTGGATGCCGTGTTACAGCAGCCACAACAGGTTGAAGAGATTCAGCGGCGCTATCCTTCCTGA
- a CDS encoding TraR/DksA family transcriptional regulator → MDTSAIRQELTQRKAMLENRASKVERDASHRDEPLSADFAEQAVERENDDVLHAIAGESLHEITMINQALARLDAGTYGECNECGKAIDEKRLQAVPYANLCIQCAELNG, encoded by the coding sequence ATGGATACCAGCGCCATCAGACAAGAATTAACACAGCGTAAAGCCATGCTGGAAAACCGTGCCAGCAAGGTGGAGCGCGATGCCAGCCACCGTGATGAACCTTTATCGGCAGATTTTGCGGAGCAGGCGGTAGAGCGGGAAAACGACGACGTACTGCACGCCATCGCTGGTGAGTCGCTGCACGAAATCACCATGATCAATCAGGCACTGGCGCGTCTGGATGCCGGCACCTATGGCGAATGCAACGAATGCGGCAAAGCCATCGATGAAAAACGTCTGCAGGCTGTTCCTTATGCCAATCTGTGTATTCAGTGCGCGGAACTGAACGGCTGA
- a CDS encoding ion channel: MILSISKMVGLSGVDNNENARARRIGRLFEWPMILIAFWIVFEWYLEARADGPLPYSYVTDWFLWAFFLLETLVLTAVVDDKARYLRNNWSNLVIVVAGMPLLWQAFPHAGGLRALRLLAMFTMLMNMSGSFQKIMGRNHLGPTLMVSFIIIIMAGTLMAVIDPNVQTPMDGIWWAWVTVTTVGYGDIVPGSTAGRLFGSVLILMGIGLFSMMTASFSAFFMQQEEEDLIAKETANAERLAKMENRMEQLETKLDQLLTIALEAEQLRREEGRDLDGGER; the protein is encoded by the coding sequence ATGATCCTCTCTATTTCGAAAATGGTCGGTCTGTCCGGCGTTGATAATAATGAGAATGCCCGCGCCCGGCGTATTGGCCGTCTGTTTGAATGGCCGATGATTCTGATCGCCTTCTGGATTGTATTCGAGTGGTATCTCGAAGCCCGTGCCGATGGCCCTTTGCCCTACAGCTACGTGACCGACTGGTTTTTGTGGGCTTTCTTTCTGCTGGAAACCCTGGTGCTGACCGCGGTGGTGGATGATAAAGCGCGCTATTTACGTAATAACTGGAGCAACCTGGTGATTGTGGTTGCCGGTATGCCGTTGCTCTGGCAGGCCTTTCCCCACGCCGGTGGCTTACGTGCATTGCGATTGCTGGCGATGTTCACCATGCTGATGAATATGTCCGGCTCGTTCCAGAAAATCATGGGTCGAAATCATCTGGGGCCGACCCTGATGGTGAGTTTTATCATCATCATTATGGCCGGCACCTTAATGGCGGTGATTGATCCCAATGTGCAGACACCGATGGATGGTATCTGGTGGGCCTGGGTAACGGTGACCACCGTGGGCTATGGCGATATTGTGCCGGGCAGCACCGCCGGGCGTTTATTCGGATCGGTACTGATTCTGATGGGCATCGGTTTGTTTTCGATGATGACCGCCAGCTTTTCTGCGTTTTTTATGCAACAGGAAGAAGAGGACCTGATCGCCAAAGAAACGGCGAATGCCGAGCGGCTGGCGAAAATGGAAAATCGTATGGAGCAGCTGGAAACCAAGCTGGATCAGCTGCTGACCATTGCTCTGGAGGCTGAGCAGCTGCGCCGGGAAGAGGGACGGGACCTGGACGGTGGTGAACGCTGA
- a CDS encoding OsmC family protein — protein sequence MSEHRIDIRWEKQGEFSHEGFERRHNIQFLPQVSLAAGGAGNDFGADPEQMLAAAMASCHMQTFLALAAKKRLQVLSYEDSAVAEMEQRDDGKFWVARIRLNPKAVFGGDKQPDAAAVNAMHDKAHQHCFIANSTTSEVLVTPQL from the coding sequence GTGTCGGAACACCGTATTGATATACGCTGGGAAAAACAGGGTGAGTTTTCCCATGAAGGCTTTGAGCGCCGTCATAATATTCAGTTTTTACCTCAGGTCAGCCTGGCTGCCGGCGGCGCCGGCAACGATTTTGGTGCCGATCCTGAACAGATGCTGGCGGCGGCAATGGCCAGCTGCCATATGCAGACTTTTCTCGCTCTGGCGGCGAAAAAGCGCCTGCAGGTGTTGTCGTATGAAGATTCGGCTGTGGCGGAAATGGAACAGCGCGACGATGGAAAATTCTGGGTTGCCCGTATCCGTCTGAATCCGAAAGCAGTATTCGGCGGTGATAAGCAACCGGATGCAGCGGCGGTAAATGCTATGCACGATAAAGCGCATCAGCATTGCTTTATTGCCAATTCGACCACCAGTGAGGTGCTGGTTACTCCGCAGCTCTGA